The window ATAAGACAGTATGGTGCATCATATTTGCTGAGCTATGCTGAAGCTATTAAGCCACATTCGATTCTTGAACATtgagttaatttaaaaaaaatattaattatcttTACACCGACCAGTTTCTCTCACCTCACGCAACGACAACGTCCTCATGTTCCCCCTCCTCctaaagctgcgttcacactgccagcgactttGTCGCTACATGTCGCCAGTGGCTGGCGGTTAGGTCGCTAGTGGTGTGTATGGAGAGTCCTTTCCTCCATCTTTCCGTCACtgcaggagctgagagagagaaggaCCACATAAGCTCTACCGTCTTCTGTTGTTCCCGAAAGTcgctcttcatttgcataaagttaaacatttctcaaatTTGTCACGTCGCTGGACACGCCCACGTCCGGTCGCCAACAGTcgccggaagtcgccagctctcattgaaaatgaatgagatgaggtcgtTTTGTCGCTGcgtgtcgctggcagtgtgaacgcagctttaaTCGTTCCACTGTTTTAAATTTGATCTGCCCCTTGTGTCGGAGCTATTCTTTATGTAGGGAAAGGGTAACACGTCTATCCGCCCCAACTTGTCGCCCTGCCCCATCGTCCAGACTGCAATCTGGGGCTACTCAAATTTGACAGTGATACCTCCTTTATGAGACTGCCCTGGGCTTACAACCAACTGTGTTGGTAAAAAGACGCTAGAGGGCACTTTTGACGTCAGTAGATTGACGTGCTGGGCTCTTGCGCAAGCGTCAGTACCCTGGTAGCGCACATACATCATCCTATTTAATttgtgtttacatctgaaagatGTCATTTTTAGGTCATTTGCTcctctgcaatacatctataaaacgTTTCCTAGACagtcagcagatgtctttgagatgtttatgatttagaatatttgtaaatctgctctttttaatcagttaattagattgcaatgctttccagatgaagcactcttaaacagacatcgcAGAGATGTACGCATGTTCCATCTGGGTATTTGAAGCCTTAGTAGTGTGAATGGGTTGCATAAAAGTAGACACTGAAGTCTTGCTTTCTGCTATTCACTTttctttcatttcacatttgtctccatttaatacatttttttatgataTCTTATGTTTATATAAGACCTGATGGAAGTGAAGGAGAgttccacactggagagaagccataccacTGCTGTCCATGTGGGAGGAGTTTTACTTAAGCAAATCATGCGACACAGACCCAGTTTCTGATCAAAATCTCTAAGGGAGCTTCTGATAATAGTAGGGGTGCTTTGTCTAAAGTGGGgatgttatataaatataaagtttttttatttactataatTCCATGCTACATTTTCACTGCAtttgaatgcagcaagcgatgttggaagatgttatccgcaaccactaatctagagtcagtttttGCGTTTCGCTAATACTTAAGGTTTGGATTTGGTTTTGGGATAGGCCCGGACTGGCTGTTGGGAGCGGCGGGGGGAATCCCGGTGGCCTGGCGATTGATTTGGCCCGCTGCCCCGCTTGTTTtcagttatttatatatatgctTTGATGTGAAATTTTGGCAATACTACTTTTGTCACATGTTATGGAACCCCTGTGACACTACAGTCATGATATAAAATAGTTCAGATAAGTACATGCtgtcactttattttaagagGTAAATATTCATGATTTAAAAGTTTTGTAGTTTAGTTATTAACAGTATGGGGAACATCGTTTGATATAAAGGCCTGTTAAATTTGTTTCATGTGGGATAAATAAAAGTCTTGATGATGTTTCAGTCACTGTCTGTTCATCACCAGCAAGTGTCGCTGTTCACACACTTTTTAATTTATCATTCACGACAATGAATGAATACAAACGTCCTGCTGACTGTATACCGCCTATTTGTTTCTATTTGACTTGTTTCATAAACTCTTTCTTAGAAAAAAAATGggttattttgcataaaaaataaaacatttagtttaatttaatttccacagaataaagtcatGTCTCTTCTAATTATTCTGAAAGACGTGTTTCATTAGTGTCAATAGCCCAACAGAAATAAAAGGCCCATCAGGCTGAAAAGCCTCTTTATTTCATGCCAATAGTTCACTGTTTTCACCTAATTCATCATGGTAATCTATTGAGATCATCTGTAAATTGCCACAGAAACACATTTCATTTGTGCGAATAGACTGAGGTAAAATACAGCGTCACCAATTTTGATATTTATATAGTTTGGATGAGTTATAGATTGTTTTGGATGAGTTATGGATGGTTGATTAATACGGTGTACTGCCCCTTTAAGAGGCGTGTTCTCTCCTCTCGCATTTCGCGGGAAGCAAAACAAAGGAAAAGGAGGGATTGAGTCATGACTCTCTGAGTCAATGTTCGAGTGGATCATGCTTTCCTTTTGCCAACCGTGCTCCGTTTGTTTTTACACGGATTACCGAGCAATTTGGATTTAATCCGATTCTGGACTGTGACGTTCTTCGAAGAACATCTCGTAGTTACTTTCAAAACAGGTCCGTAAATGTGTTTACTGTACGTAATCGGGATTAGATTGCGTCTTTACAAGCAGATAGACATGTCTGTCCGAGTCTCTGCTTAATTCTTACGAGAGCACCATTTTGAAGCAGATGCAATTATTATTGTTACTCATTTATTTCAGTCATTTATTTACAACAAACAGTGTGGATTGGAATTCGTTTATAGCGCCCTCTACAGCTCAAGAAATGCAAAGAACAATCTGCCGTGCCTTTATAAACCGTCATAGCGTTTAGCACGTGCTTTACAATTATTTGGGGTAACCTTCCCTCGCAATAAACTAACcatgtatttactatagtaatactgtagtagcaatgctttttgttgttgttttttggccgAAACCATTACACTTTATTGTGaggaaacccaaaataattgcgaggTGATGCAAAACCATTAAACAAATTTAAGTAGCTCTGTAGAATTCACATATGATtttgaaatgcaaaaaataaatgttgaaaatCAAAATTCAGGCGATAATGCaattgaaaataatttatataataaatttatttaaaatgcatcAGCCTGAATATCTACATAAACTATTTTATACAGAATTGTCTATTAAATATCAATTTAATTAATGTAGTagtaccagttgcactgagaccttttGAATATAAAACATGCAGTCACATTATTTGTATGCATTGCATATGGTATTTCTGTActagtgttgtcacagtaccacaatttcagtagtcggtaccgataccagtgaaatcacggttctcgataccaaagAAAACAAATTTGTTAATATGATAATgtactattgaacacactcctttggcctatttaaagttaaattgcaatgtaaataataaattagaagATATGCATCTTCACGTTTTTCTAACACCctaaccctactgaaatctgttttatttttcattttctatttatttttcctgaattccatgttttaaagtttcatttaatttcattatcaaaatagTGTATAATCAAAAAAATTgccttaaacttaaaaaaaaaaaaacttttaataagtaAAAATTAGAACAATATCTTaataacataccattgcattttttttaacaaacttctGTTCAGTACAAATGCACTCTTGCtagtgatatattgcttaatttttattatttattattataattattatttctacagtgaGGATTACATTCTGCTATATagttataatatatttctgttgtaatttcttcaatttcagtcatttagcttttattatgaatcgtgcttttttttttaacgtgtatttttgtCGTAAGTTTAATTtctccggataaacagttcgctacatggtCCAGTGTGATCagtaaagtgcaaatgctgtgatttaattatataaattctgcaaaaataatgcttcagagtggattagtgctctgctctgtcatctctcatacaaCGCGATTGATTCTCATAGTctgagtttccagtgtatgagcggtgtgcttcacacattcatttaaaactcatgtagctcatacagactaagattgcagcatttcgtggtttaataatcacactaggacacatcacatttttttcacaattgaTTAGTTGTTCATTTCAGTGtgaaaggagtaacagagcactgTAGAATCactaccggtactgtagaatcactggAATCgttgcatattttttattttattaccgacttggtaccgaagtacaggtacttttgacaacactattctgtacatacagatgttaggtgaGTTTGAGGTGATTGAGATGAAAGGTAGAGATGAAAGGCCAATAGCTCGGACCTAAGAGGcgtgagaccaaaatcgatctacATTCCAACCATAAGGCCAATAGTCCCACAACATTTCCCTAAAACCCGCCTGTAATACGCCAGCCCTGGTGCTAACTTCACGCAcctcgcccatttcacaagcatgttatctagaatatcgagtttatatcgtaAACATTAgatagctagcaagataagttggCGTTGACAACTATTATTTTCTACCTATGgtgtcccaagtggtctctccactaacagtgggaTGATGTCCTAGCACACTGTATATGATCTCGACCCATGGAAATTTCttcctttgggcaccgctttgtccattgtgcgtcTTAACGGATTGGTACTGTACCCCCAATTTAATTTTTACCCGAACCTGTAcagttgtgcgctggatacacaattGGCAAGTTTGGCGACAATATACTTGATCACGTCTTCATTTATTATCTTGTTGCTGACCCTTTGACAGCTAAACTCCACCTTTGATATTGACCCCACCTCAATCctcagttggccttgtttggcttAAGGGTAATCgacgggccaaaggccattggcccagAGGAAGCTCCAGAGAGGCACGTTATCTTAAGTTCATGTAAATGGGGTCAAAATTCTTgacagaataaaagatatagaagagAAATTACGTTGACACGGCAAACTAAAAGAAACTGCTTCTAACCACAAGTGGCGAGCTGTAATTCCAACCCAACAAATTTACAatgatgtttgtaaatgtttgttgGAACAATGGTTTCAGGATACACATAATCATTGAACTATGATGGTAACGATGGAACCTGCGACCAGACTtggataacaatgcttttgggaaacgcactcCAGAATAAAAGCTCTTATGTCTCTTGGTAAATGCAGTCATGCGGTAGCGCATATGAATGGTCAAAATGTCCATCAGATgtggtattaatgtaaacacagacgATGGTATATTGGCTATTTACCAAACTGGTTATTGAGAATTCTGACATTTTACTGGTATTTGTAGTGattactgaaatgttggtactgTGACAAACCTATATGGACagataaaaaaacatgaaaacgaTCAGAACATTTTATAGCAGTTGTCTGCTAGATATGATATTAATATGACAGCACATCAGTAATCAcataaggggggcctgggtagctcagcaagtaaagacgctgactaccacacctagagtcacaagttagaatccagggtgtgctgagtgactccagccaagtctcctaagcaaccaaattggcccagttgctagggagggtagagtcacatggggtaacctcctcgtggtcgctataatgtggttttctcgctcggtggggcacgtggtgagttgtgcgtgtatgccggggagaatagcgtgaagcctccacacgcgttaggtctccgtagtaacatgctcaacaagccacgtgataagatgcgtggattggtggtctcggacacggaggcaactgagattcgtcctccaccacccagattgaggcgagtcactacgccaccacgaggacttagagcgcattgggaattgggcatcccaaattggagagaaatgccaaataaaaaaacaaaacaaatcacataaGTTATACTTGAGTCTGTTGCTTTCTGCTATTTATTATTCTTTCACTTGACATTGTATTTAGTTTTTGATGATTTCATATGTTCATTGTAGACCTGATGGAGGAAAGTCAAGAGCTGGAAATACTTTCACAGAAAAAGAGAGCAGAAGCCAAAACGTCTTTCACCTGcagtcagtgtggaaagagtttcatacaTAAAAGAAACCTTCAGGAACACATCAGAATCCACACTGGAAAGAAACCTTTcaaatgtgatcagtgtggaaagagtttcacacaaaaaggaaactTTAAGAGTCACatgagaatccacactggagagaagccacacacatgtgatcagtgtgACAAGAGTTTCAGACAAAAAGTAGCCCTTAAGAACCACAtaagaatccacactggagagaagccgtacacgtgccatcagtgtggaaagagattcAGATGTCAAGTAAGTCTTACaaatcacatgagaattcacactggagagaaaccttacacatgctatcactgtggaaagagtttcaaatggTCACCAAGTCTCCACGATCATCTGCTCTCTCACACTGGAGAAAGACCATTTCACTGTGATCAGTGTGGTAAAAATTTTATTGTGAAATCAGCCCTGAAGGTCCACCTGAAAATTCATGCAAAGGAGAAGCATCATGTCTGTTCTGATTGTGGAAAGGGTTTTTCACGGCTGAACAATTTGAAAATGCACCAGAAAATACACACCGGTGTGAAGGATCATGTGTGCTTTGAGTGTGGGAAGGCTTTTATTCGAGTCTGCCGATTGAAAGAGCAccagagaattcacactggagaaaaaccgtacaagtgttcacactgtgacaAGAGATTCACTCAgtcaaaacaactgaaaacacatgagaagaTTCACGCTGGAGAGACGCCGTATCACTTGAACTACTGAAACATGAAAAAGCATCATCTATTCTAGAGTTGTCAAAATGAGTTCTTCTTCAGGTCAGGTTCACCCTGTACCGTTGTCTAGtgcatacgccgtatgcccacctatctttctaaggattttgcgtatgctcaCCTAAAATGAGTAATGATATGTATCAAAGGCCACCAGAACAATGATTATGCTTTTGACCCATAACTTTTCAATTTACTGATACGATGCAGCAGCACCGTTGAGtaaattgatttgttttttgtaaataagTGTACAGAGATCCCCTCTAGACGTGCACGGAGCGATGGGAGGCGGGAGCGCTGAACTGAAGGCATGGGCAAGATAGACAGTCCTACTGAGCTGAGCAACCAATCAGAACTTGTGTTTCAGCTGAGATGGGATATTTACTAACCAATCATACTTTCTGTTTGAGTAAGGGGTGTGACTTTTCTAGCATCTGCAGCGAAATGCTGATGCGTCATCAGCGATAGTCATCATTTGCGCTGTAAATTTACTTTGCATGAAAATatgtatacatttaaatacaacttTGTGAAAGTACTGACTGCACCCAAGCTAGATTTGATGATCCTCGCAGTCAGATGCTGGCCAAGTTATCTGAGGGTGTACTCACTAGGCCTGGTTGCCTTGTACCGTGCCCAAGCACGATTGTCCCCACTCCCCCGCAGGACTACACTCACATAGCACTTAACGTTCCGGGCCTGGGCATGCTTGCGTCGTTACGATGCGagtttttgttttgaagaaaatagGATGAAAAGTGCTCTCGCACAGCACAATGGAGTCCATCATTGTAACAttactttgtggcttattttgagtcgTTTGGGGCGCGGTGACACGCGGCCCTCTCCCATGCCTAATTGTCGACAGCAtcgtaccactggaatttatccttttcGTCCGACGAGCTGACAGATTTACGGAGTGCATTCCGTACCTTCAGATACTGAACCCGCAgtttttttttcagcttgtcacgtcattgctcaatggttctttggtatccaTGAGCACGAAGATAGTTGTGAATTTTACCAAATATCTCGtagttcttgtgtgttgtatccagttggTCCTGTATACTCTCGTCTGCCCAAATTTCCAGGAAACACTGCACCTATGCCGCACaccaaagtgatccctttgcCCAGTCTCATCATTGACGTCATGTTTCGAGTTCCGCGCTCGGTCACGGTTAGCAATCACACTAGATGTGTACCGTCCCTGAGCCAACTGAACCGTGCCAgagcccacctcttcaagcgGGCCAAGGCACGGTACGGAGCGAACACATTAGTCAAACGAACTGGACTTTTGGGGGTAAAACGTGCTTGGGCACGGTACAGATTGCCTACTGTGAGTACACTCTGAGTTTTCCAGTAATTGtataaaatgccatttttatgtgACTTTTACTTCTGTCAGTGGAGCCTTTTTTCTCGTGAGATCAAATAacttcaatttatatttcttagtAAGAAAGCCATTTAACAGAGATAATCACATTATATCACACAAAAGATCCCATATAAAAATACCTTTTTTGGCCCCACCCCTTTTCAGCGCTCCGCGCTTCCGTGTATTGTCTCTTAACTTCCGGTTTGCATTGAAGCTACTCAGAAGGGTCAAAGAAAGTATTTTTCAACATGAgatgatggtgtgagtctactccacccctttactacgtgaaaatgtTTACAAGCGatattgttatacgtgtaattctgctttacttttaggtttcaacttgttaatcatTAGTTAATGTGTAGATGTTAATGTGTAGTGTTAAAGCGTACACTTTCGGGGGGGGGGTATAGTTTCACGAGCACAGATGCacatcagtacgtccacagcGTGAAGGATCTTGTTTATGAAgtattcttgttttaaaatctccccgctcAGCTTCCAGTTaatatgacatcccctgaacactttcaAATGttcatgataacttttggcaactctaaaatctgtaaatccacttcgctagctaattacactatGACATCAACATCATAGACTTTATAGAAAGTGCTAAACCGGAAGTtcaaagacaaaaacattttgttatgAGATACGGAACGAGTGTTTGGGTGCTGGAAACTTTTACAGTGTGTTCACGCCAGTATATCTACTGTATGTTCACAAAAAAACCTATCAAGTTGGGTTTCCTGATTAAAAATGGAGCAttaatgtcatttatttgtcaTATAACAAAGGCCACTAATGGGTTACATTTGTTCATTGAATGTgttgtttcattcatttaataTGTTGTAATGTGTTGCAAAATCTAGCATTAACTTTAGATATTTTTCAATGTAGTTAATTTGTTAAAACATATATATTGAATGTTTAAATTTAGGCGTAGACTCAAAGGTACACTAATTAAAATGTTCTACATTAAAAACAGTTTTGGTACTTTTTGATGTTGCATTTGCATGTGTGGGGTTAAAGACAATACGAGAAGAAATACAATTCCAAATGTTTCATTAGTGTCAATAGCCCAACAGAAATAAAAGGCCCATCAGGCTGAAAAGCCTCTTTATTTCATGCCAATAGTTCACTGTTTTCACCTAATTCATCATGGTAATGTATTGAGATCATCTGTAAATTGCCACAGAAACACATTTCATTTGTGCAAATAGACTGAGGTAAAATACAGCGTCACCAATTTTGATATCTAGGAGGTATAAATCTCCTCACagtatttatttgtacatttgatTTGTCTGCACATATTTATTCTTCTATTTATTCCCTTAAAAAAAACCTACAGAAAATATAGTTATAACAGTTTAATCAGCCCTAAAagtttactatttatttataaagtaattataatacagtgtttttccaAACAGCATCATTTACAGTAAAATCAGAGGAACCCCATA of the Myxocyprinus asiaticus isolate MX2 ecotype Aquarium Trade chromosome 49, UBuf_Myxa_2, whole genome shotgun sequence genome contains:
- the LOC127438608 gene encoding gastrula zinc finger protein XlCGF49.1-like — translated: MEESQELEILSQKKRAEAKTSFTCSQCGKSFIHKRNLQEHIRIHTGKKPFKCDQCGKSFTQKGNFKSHMRIHTGEKPHTCDQCDKSFRQKVALKNHIRIHTGEKPYTCHQCGKRFRCQVSLTNHMRIHTGEKPYTCYHCGKSFKWSPSLHDHLLSHTGERPFHCDQCGKNFIVKSALKVHLKIHAKEKHHVCSDCGKGFSRLNNLKMHQKIHTGVKDHVCFECGKAFIRVCRLKEHQRIHTGEKPYKCSHCDKRFTQSKQLKTHEKIHAGETPYHLNY